The following is a genomic window from Bacteroidota bacterium.
AAAGTAAACACCGCTACTTAACTCCTCTACAGATATTCTCAAATAGCCATTCTCTACCACTGCATCAAAAGACATTAATTGCTCACCATTTACATTATAAATTATTAGTCCAAGCGATTTATCCTCCAAATTACCGGTTGCTATTACAAGTTCACCTTCAACCGGATTAGGATAAATACTCCACTTATTTGCAAGTATCTCATCATTACTAAGCACCGAGTTTACCACAA
Proteins encoded in this region:
- a CDS encoding T9SS type A sorting domain-containing protein is translated as VVNSVLSNDEILANKWSIYPNPVEGELVIATGNLEDKSLGLIIYNVNGEQLMSFDAVVENGYLRISVEELSSGVYFIELISNEGRSFNTMLKEN